The Syntrophorhabdaceae bacterium genome includes a region encoding these proteins:
- the aspS gene encoding aspartate--tRNA ligase — translation MRDKHCGLVSRDDIGRMINLAGWVFRRRDHGGLIFVDLRDITGIVQVVFSPEISQEAHERAGDIKQEYVLKVTGKVEKRPPETENPNIPTGEVEVLVHSFEVLNTSKTLPFQLDEEEPNESLRLKYRYLDLRRPEIQKIFIARHKAYKVTRDYLTEKGFFEFETPFLTKSTPEGARDFIVPSRLNTGMFYALPQSPQLFKQILMIGGFDRYFQIVRCFRDEDLRADRQPEFTQIDMEMSFVDVDDVLATSEGLIMSLYKELKGTPVDLPIPRMKYADAMELYGTDKPDLRFDLPLSDITGIFQGTEFGVFRKTIDEGGIIKGLVLKGRILSRKDLDTAVDTAKDMGAGGLIWIRKENDMLQSPIVKFLKDEEKASLSETFDLSNGDVLFIVADKKNKANDVMGRFRLYIGEKFGLINKELDKFLWVIDFPLLEYSEEEKRFVARHHPFTSPKESIRNFNGDYESIIARAYDLVLNGVEIGGGSIRNYTMDEQMEMFRLLNIREEDAVEKFGFLLEALEMGAPPHGGIAFGFDRILMMFLGLGSIRDVIPFPKTQKGTCLMTGAPSNIGQKQLNELKIKTIVK, via the coding sequence GTGAGAGATAAACATTGCGGATTGGTTTCCAGGGACGATATAGGCAGGATGATCAACCTTGCCGGATGGGTTTTTAGACGAAGAGATCACGGCGGTCTTATATTCGTTGACCTCCGGGACATAACCGGGATCGTGCAGGTCGTATTTTCACCTGAGATATCGCAAGAGGCACACGAGAGGGCAGGGGACATCAAACAGGAATATGTTTTGAAGGTTACCGGTAAGGTCGAAAAGAGGCCGCCGGAAACCGAAAACCCGAATATACCCACCGGTGAGGTCGAGGTGCTGGTCCATTCCTTTGAAGTCCTGAATACCTCAAAGACACTGCCTTTCCAGCTTGATGAAGAGGAACCCAATGAATCCCTGCGTCTGAAATATCGCTACTTAGACCTGAGAAGGCCTGAGATACAGAAGATATTCATTGCGCGGCATAAGGCATACAAGGTCACCCGTGATTATCTGACAGAGAAAGGTTTTTTTGAATTTGAGACACCGTTTCTTACCAAGAGCACGCCTGAAGGTGCGCGGGATTTCATCGTCCCCAGCAGGTTAAATACCGGGATGTTCTATGCCCTGCCGCAATCACCACAGCTTTTTAAACAGATATTGATGATAGGCGGTTTCGACCGGTATTTTCAGATCGTGCGGTGCTTCAGGGACGAGGACCTGCGGGCTGACAGGCAGCCTGAGTTTACGCAGATCGACATGGAGATGAGCTTTGTTGACGTCGATGATGTTCTTGCAACAAGCGAAGGTCTCATTATGTCGCTTTACAAAGAATTAAAAGGAACGCCTGTGGATCTTCCGATCCCGAGGATGAAGTACGCCGACGCGATGGAGCTGTACGGTACCGACAAACCCGATCTGCGTTTCGATCTCCCGTTGTCGGATATTACAGGTATCTTTCAGGGAACTGAATTTGGTGTTTTCAGGAAAACCATCGATGAAGGCGGGATAATCAAAGGGCTTGTCCTGAAAGGCAGGATCTTGTCGCGAAAGGACCTCGACACCGCCGTTGATACAGCAAAGGATATGGGCGCAGGCGGCCTTATCTGGATCAGGAAAGAGAACGATATGCTCCAATCCCCTATCGTGAAGTTCTTAAAGGATGAAGAAAAAGCATCATTGTCTGAGACCTTTGATCTTTCGAACGGAGATGTTCTGTTTATCGTGGCAGACAAGAAAAACAAGGCGAACGATGTGATGGGGAGATTCAGGCTATACATAGGAGAAAAGTTCGGGCTGATCAACAAAGAACTGGACAAATTCCTCTGGGTTATTGATTTTCCACTCCTTGAGTACAGTGAGGAAGAAAAGAGGTTCGTGGCAAGGCACCATCCTTTCACATCACCGAAAGAAAGTATCCGGAATTTTAACGGTGACTATGAGTCGATCATTGCGAGGGCGTACGACCTTGTCCTGAATGGCGTTGAGATAGGCGGCGGGAGCATCAGGAATTACACGATGGATGAACAGATGGAGATGTTCAGGTTGTTGAACATCAGGGAAGAAGATGCTGTGGAGAAGTTCGGTTTTCTCCTCGAGGCCCTGGAAATGGGAGCACCTCCGCACGGCGGCATTGCCTTTGGATTTGACAGGATATTAATGATGTTCCTGGGGCTTGGAAGCATCAGGGATGTCATCCCCTTTCCGAAGACCCAGAAGGGGACATGTCTCATGACCGGCGCGCCGTCGAATATCGGGCAGAAACAACTGAATGAACTGAAGATAAAGACCATCGTAAAGTAA